Proteins found in one Sphingobium sp. V4 genomic segment:
- a CDS encoding TonB-dependent receptor, with protein sequence MTDKSLWLTSVGAVALAMTAPAMAQQSAAPQAAEEEPGADIIVTATRRASPLSDVPIAVSAVGAQAMQNSGASDIRTLNQLAPSLLVSSTGSEANASARIRGIGTVGDNPGLESSVAVFIDGVYRSRTGAGLNELGEIERVEVLRGPQGTLFGRNASAGLINIISKAPEKTFHAKGEITYGNYDYWRLSGRVTGPVAEGVALALDGVWSKRDGFYKLVDASGATIGDTNDRDRYFLRGQALIEPNDALSIRLIGDYTNRDESCCGAAYIEASERRPAAGGGYTTAPFNRITAILAGQGSTIPADPYDRELSITPGRDYVSKLRDWGLSGEVNYDFGGAKLTSITAYRDYKSRDYGDYDYNRADLLYRDPNTYRQFKTFTQELRLQGSAFGDMLDWLVGGYYANEKLTLQDNIVFGADYGRFAACRLMAGSSLNSNFTAQQLAACGSGLATSALITGTQAQLNGGIATAISNSLIAQGVPRMQAAIIAGNQASAISTGLGNGLRALSAIPAGTGDVASLYRQKSENWALFTHNIIHVTNRFDLTLGLRYTHESKRFSADLNNNNATCAALQSSALPGIATNAALGSAAALAGGILTLGCLGNGSTTLNALDLNDKISDGEFSGTAVLSWKPIDDLLLYGSYSKGYKAGGYNLDRFQLGSTGLNAVPAVFAPRTNADVTSLRFAAEKVDAFEVGLKYSQPKWSANIAAFRQEFKNFQLNTFNGTSFVVQNINGCDSALSATRTCDSGDVGPGLISQGIELELTATPARNFRVSGGFTYASAKFANRLVGSSDGSVPLDPALFLLPGSINSNAPKVVTTASAAWTPEIGSSGLSALFYVDGRMTSDYNTGSDLFPEKAQDGYAIVNARVGIRGPNQRWAVEFWGQNIFNQDYTQVAFSSPLQSSSPATSTTGQFAAGAPMANQLISAYLAEPRTYGITLRGSF encoded by the coding sequence ATGACAGACAAGAGTCTCTGGCTGACGAGCGTCGGTGCCGTTGCACTGGCCATGACCGCGCCGGCCATGGCGCAGCAGAGCGCCGCGCCGCAGGCAGCAGAGGAAGAGCCGGGCGCCGACATCATCGTGACCGCGACCCGCCGCGCCAGTCCCTTGTCCGACGTGCCGATCGCGGTGTCGGCGGTGGGCGCGCAGGCGATGCAGAATAGCGGCGCCAGCGACATCCGCACGCTGAACCAGCTTGCCCCCTCGCTCCTAGTTTCCTCGACCGGATCGGAAGCCAATGCCTCGGCGCGTATCCGCGGCATCGGCACGGTGGGTGACAATCCGGGGCTGGAAAGTTCGGTCGCGGTATTCATTGACGGCGTCTATCGCTCGCGCACGGGTGCGGGCCTCAACGAACTGGGCGAGATCGAACGAGTGGAGGTGCTGCGCGGGCCGCAGGGGACGCTGTTCGGCCGCAACGCGTCGGCCGGTCTCATCAACATTATCAGCAAGGCGCCGGAAAAGACCTTCCATGCGAAGGGCGAGATAACCTACGGCAATTACGACTATTGGCGCCTGTCGGGTCGCGTGACCGGGCCGGTCGCCGAAGGCGTCGCGCTGGCGCTGGACGGCGTGTGGTCGAAGCGCGACGGTTTCTACAAGTTGGTGGACGCCAGCGGCGCGACGATCGGCGATACCAACGACCGCGACCGTTACTTCTTGCGCGGCCAAGCGTTGATCGAGCCGAACGACGCGCTCTCCATCCGCCTGATCGGCGATTATACCAATCGCGACGAAAGCTGCTGCGGGGCGGCCTATATAGAGGCGAGCGAACGGCGCCCGGCGGCGGGCGGCGGCTATACCACGGCCCCGTTCAACCGCATCACGGCCATTCTGGCGGGGCAGGGGAGCACCATCCCCGCCGATCCCTATGACCGGGAATTGTCCATCACGCCGGGTCGCGATTATGTCAGCAAACTCAGGGACTGGGGCCTGTCTGGTGAGGTGAATTACGACTTCGGGGGCGCCAAGCTGACCAGCATCACCGCCTATCGCGACTATAAATCCCGCGACTATGGCGATTATGACTATAATCGCGCCGACCTGCTCTATCGCGATCCCAACACCTATCGCCAGTTCAAGACCTTCACCCAGGAATTGCGGCTCCAGGGATCGGCCTTCGGCGACATGCTCGACTGGCTGGTCGGCGGCTATTATGCCAATGAAAAGCTGACCTTGCAGGACAATATCGTCTTCGGCGCGGATTATGGTCGCTTTGCCGCCTGCCGCCTGATGGCGGGCTCCAGCCTCAACAGCAATTTCACCGCGCAGCAACTGGCGGCCTGCGGCAGCGGTCTTGCCACCTCGGCGCTGATCACCGGCACCCAGGCGCAATTGAATGGAGGAATTGCGACGGCGATTTCCAACAGCTTAATTGCTCAAGGCGTTCCTCGGATGCAGGCTGCGATAATTGCAGGCAATCAGGCGTCCGCCATATCGACCGGCCTTGGCAATGGCCTGCGCGCGCTGTCCGCCATCCCCGCCGGCACCGGTGATGTCGCGTCGCTCTATCGCCAGAAAAGCGAGAATTGGGCGCTCTTCACCCATAATATCATTCATGTGACGAACCGGTTCGATCTGACGCTCGGCCTTCGCTACACCCATGAAAGCAAGCGTTTTTCTGCAGATCTCAACAACAATAACGCCACGTGCGCGGCGCTCCAGTCCTCGGCGCTGCCGGGGATCGCGACCAATGCGGCGCTGGGCAGCGCGGCGGCGCTCGCCGGGGGCATCCTGACCCTCGGATGCCTCGGCAACGGCTCCACCACGCTCAATGCGCTCGACCTTAATGACAAGATCAGCGATGGCGAATTTTCCGGTACGGCAGTGCTGTCCTGGAAGCCCATCGACGATCTGCTGCTCTATGGCAGCTATTCGAAGGGCTATAAGGCCGGGGGTTACAATCTCGACCGGTTCCAGCTGGGATCGACGGGCCTGAATGCCGTGCCCGCCGTCTTCGCGCCGCGCACCAACGCCGACGTCACCAGCCTGCGCTTCGCGGCGGAGAAGGTCGATGCGTTCGAAGTGGGCCTGAAATACAGCCAGCCCAAATGGAGCGCGAACATCGCCGCCTTCCGGCAGGAGTTCAAGAATTTCCAATTGAACACCTTCAACGGCACCAGCTTCGTCGTGCAGAATATCAATGGCTGCGATAGCGCCTTGAGCGCCACGCGCACCTGCGACAGCGGCGATGTCGGGCCGGGGCTGATCAGCCAGGGCATCGAGTTGGAACTGACCGCGACTCCGGCGCGCAATTTCCGCGTGTCGGGCGGCTTCACCTATGCCAGCGCCAAGTTCGCCAACCGGCTGGTGGGCAGCAGCGACGGCAGCGTGCCGCTCGACCCCGCGCTGTTCCTGCTGCCCGGCTCGATCAACAGCAACGCGCCCAAGGTCGTCACGACGGCCAGTGCCGCATGGACGCCGGAGATCGGGTCATCGGGTCTGTCCGCCCTCTTCTATGTCGATGGCCGCATGACCAGCGACTATAATACGGGGTCGGACCTGTTCCCCGAAAAGGCGCAGGACGGCTACGCCATCGTCAACGCCCGCGTCGGTATTCGCGGGCCGAACCAGCGCTGGGCAGTCGAATTCTGGGGCCAGAATATCTTCAACCAAGATTATACCCAGGTCGCTTTCTCCAGCCCGCTCCAGTCGAGCAGCCCGGCGACGTCGACTACCGGCCAGTTCGCGGCGGGCGCGCCGATGGCGAACCAGCTCATCTCGGCCTATCTCGCCGAACCGCGCACCTACGGCATTACCCTGCGCGGGAGTTTCTGA